A window from Argopecten irradians isolate NY chromosome 3, Ai_NY, whole genome shotgun sequence encodes these proteins:
- the LOC138319970 gene encoding TLC domain-containing protein 4-B-like gives MGFTTADVFSLMNDYEQNTKTVLFYLHHCATIGANWCVFSFGIIPYFAHYRTMSEFSIIFNNLRFFFNQCNIERTSPLYVMNGCLFMFTFIAARVLPIPRFWYMAFYYFIYTDETAPLGILRHLFVGMGLVLDILNIVWSVQILKGARKVLTAAFRSKTP, from the exons ATGTATTTTCACTGATGAATGACTACGAACAGAATACGAAAACTGTCTTATTTTACCTTCATCACTGCGCCACGATTGGGGCCAATTGGTGTGTCTTT AGTTTCGGCATCATTCCCTATTTTGCGCACTACAGAACGATGTCGGAGTTCTCAATTATATTCAATAACCTCAG gttttttttcaatcaatGTAACATAGAGAGGACCAGTCCCCTATATGTGATGAACGGCTGCTTATTCATGTTCACGTTCATCGCAGCCCGGGTGTTACCTATCCCGAGGTTTTGGTACATGGCCTTCTATTACTTCATATACACGGATGAGACAGCACCTTTAGGAATACTCAGACACTTATTTGTGGGAATGGGCCTGGTGTTGGATATACTGAACATTGTATGGAGTGTCCAAATACTGAAGGGTGCTCGTAAAGTACTAACGGCcgctttccggagcaaaacgcCATAG
- the LOC138317842 gene encoding uncharacterized protein, translating to MEMDNYSNDTFPDVNTSPKERILSVAFTMLAVISTISFAEHCIVMLIVCVNKTLRAKPTVMSILLLSLSDIFLSVSLFLRSLNGQVPLHQTWMCGMTYFLIQLGFVTSGINTLTICIERYLCTKPIPSQPLSLRKRISITLISLGISSFIFGIPYLFTVKTTTIPICSVFSLFEENTSYAIAPVRSTLFLLWLGTIVVYAKTAKSFRRFMKVGLGLKKKSLMKGTTTRQIVVPDSQIVLPSCSTKATITVKGAKEHMDFTDIDATTVAKNLQVITTSKTEVGERQHYRNTSNCQFIETSSTIKLITKQKNDEIEAVETLPVEDGDPKPIPATNKSSVSRGTSKGFGKQSQAQPKVANAFRILSVVFVVFLISMTGQCVFGLVMLVLPMPVVVEIVCGVLSTTTVFTNPIMYALILKDFRKILKCTKR from the coding sequence ATGGAAATGGACAACTACAGCAATGACACATTTCCTGACGTCAACACCAGTCCCAAGGAACGGATTTTATCCGTGGCCTTTACCATGCTAGCTGTCATTTCGACGATTTCATTTGCAGAGCATTGTATAGTAATGTTAATTGTTTGTGTAAACAAAACGTTAAGAGCCAAACCGACCGTGATGTCGATTCTCCTTTTGAGTTTAAGCGATATTTTTCTGAGCGTTTCCCTGTTTTTAAGATCCCTGAATGGTCAAGTACCCCTACATCAAACCTGGATGTGCGGTATGACATATTTCCTAATCCAACTCGGATTCGTCACCTCAGGTATTAATACGCTAACCATCTGTATTGAACGCTACCTGTGCACAAAACCAATACCAAGTCAACCATTATCGCTTCGCAAACGGATATCAATCACACTCATAAGCTTAGGCATATCCTCCTTTATATTTGGAATACCTTATTTGTTTACAGTTAAAACAACAACGATACCAATATGCTCGGTGTTTTCCCTATTTGAGGAAAATACATCCTATGCAATAGCTCCAGTAAGGTCCACTTTGTTTCTATTATGGTTAGGCACAATAGTAGTGTATGCCAAAACTGCAAAGAGTTTCCGCCGTTTTATGAAAGTAGGActtggtttgaaaaaaaaaagtttgatgaaAGGTACGACAACTAGACAAATAGTCGTACCTGATTCACAAATTGTCTTGCCAAGCTGCTCAACTAAAGCGACAATAACAGTAAAGGGCGCTAAAGAACATATGGATTTTACTGATATAGATGCGACTACTGTGGCAAAAAACCTTCAAGTTATAACTACATCCAAAACAGAAGTCGGTGAAAGACAACATTATAGGAACACTAGTAATTGTCAGTTTATAGAAACGTCTAGTACCATCAAATTGATAACTaaacaaaaaaatgatgaaatcgAGGCCGTAGAAACCCTGCCAGTCGAGGACGGTGATCCTAAACCAATACCCGCTACTAATAAGTCATCCGTCTCCAGAGGTACGTCCAAAGGATTTGGAAAGCAATCACAAGCACAACCGAAGGTGGCCAATGCCTTTCGAATCCTCTCTGTTGTGTTCGTAGTTTTTCTGATTTCGATGACTGGGCAGTGCGTGTTTGGACTTGTAATGCTGGTGTTGCCTATGCCAGTCGTTGTGGAGATAGTCTGTGGAGTGTTATCCACGACTACAGTGTTTACAAACCCAATCATGTATGCGCTTATTCTGAAAGATTTCAGGAAAATCCTGAAATGCACTAAGAGATAG
- the LOC138317843 gene encoding uncharacterized protein, which yields MATHYTVTIGILVVLSICFQVRNAAPTNEATAEETTCPRFQTRTENGSLIVMYQASNELCEMVVTTETVQLRPSTQLKAFKKKHRTIRRPLVSFRNGSNFDGEFPCNTLTHSSIGPFAFVNTVPNQCQMLFRIHKMKNHHHGKMKPEPKVKGNKKGKKKGEKREKPKKTKKYHFIPVFEYIDEVLY from the exons ATGGCCACACACTATACCGTCACTATTGGGATCCTAGTAGTGTTGTCCATAT GTTTTCAAGTACGAAACGCAGCACCAACAAATGAAGCTACTGCTGAGGAAACGACGTGTCCAAGATTTCAGACGCGGACTGAGAATGGTTCCCTTATAGTGATGTATCAAGCGTCTAACGAACTGTGTGAAAT GGTTGTTACCACGGAGACTGTACAGTTGCGACCATCTACACAACTCAAGGCCTTCAAGAAAAAGCACAG GACTATCCGACGTCCATTAGTGAGTTTCCGCAATGGCAGTAACTTTGACGGAGAATTCCCGTGTAATACCCTAACACACAGTAGTATTGGACCATTTGCATTTGTCAACACAGTGCCGAATCAGTGTCAAAT GCTGTTTAGAATACATAAAATGAAGAACCATCACCATGGAAAGATGAAGCCAGAACCAAAAGTCAAGggaaacaaaaaaggaaagaaaaagggAGAGAAAAGGGAAAAGCCAAAGAAGACAAAAAA GTACCATTTCATTCCCGTCTTCGAATACATTGATGAAGTCCTTTATTAA
- the LOC138317848 gene encoding cell adhesion molecule 1-like — protein MLILLLQIIVSTAGLTLDGSSEYAIPGERFNLTCDVPEGATSVSFYRRPLMTNSPEEVQVIGDECYRTVSGSPVLCTPDVCSCRPSTFQFANVFRLVISPRPGDHHSVWFCTRRNANLSTEYENSPDYQLRVLEQVSSIALQNPPSSPIQENQLVSLTCVTSPCRPAAAVLWFIGGVNVTNRFPVTTYTSGAGLSFVTVSTLRLTLNRTMNGQNLVCSAYNTPDSIVQDTTLHILDVLYGPGSTVSLSPTDDMYTGNEGDVIPAITCTADCRPLCTFVWTRPDKTNFTASSTLSLWRLERSEHGTYICSAVNTYGEATLTYSIYVRYPPSAPMVTPLSASYQLEDEEYPVLLCDFTEGYPSPASVEWVVSGSYTGVVTRAVIPRPLPTSANEREYICHVRNEFTDLKGQQLRSTPYYFNITWLLLLYACLLTTIYTLHHDSTGSPIKQLS, from the exons ATGCTCATCCTGCTCCTTCAAATTATAGTTTCAACTG CGGGGTTGACACTGGACGGATCGTCAGAATACGCCATTCCTGGGGAAAGGTTTAACCTGACGTGTGACGTACCAGAGGGAGCGACCAGCGTCAGCTTCTATCGTCGTCCATTGATGACGAACTCTCCAGAGGAAGTACAGGTTATTGGAGATGAATGCTACAGAACAGTCAGTGGGTCGCCAGTTCTCTGTACACCAGATGTCTGCTCGTGTCGTCCGTCGACATTTCAATTCGCCAATGTATTTCGGCTGGTGATTAGTCCGAGACCGGGGGATCATCATTCAGTATGGTTTTGTACACGTCGGAATGCAAACCTATCGACAGAGTATGAAAACAGTCCGGACTATCAACTTCGGGTCTTAG AACAGGTGAGCAGTATTGCTCTGCAGAATCCACCCTCTTCGCCTATACAAGAAAACCAGCTTGTGTCCTTGACGTGTGTCACCAGCCCCTGCAGACCTGCTGCTGCTGTCCTGTGGTTTATAGGAGGGGTAAATGTGACTAATAGATTTCCCGTGACGACTTATACATCTGGAGCGGGATTGTCCTTCGTCACGGTCAGCACACTGCGTTTGACATTAAACAGAACTATGAACGGACAAAACTTGGTCTGTTCAGCTTATAACACACCAGACAGCATCGTCCAAGATACAACCTTACATATTCTAGATGTATTAT ATGGTCCTGGATCAACGGTTTCTCTATCTCCTACTGATGACATGTACACCGGAAATGAGGGTGACGTAATACCAGCTATTACCTGTACAGCAGATTGTAGACCCCTCTGTACATTTGTTTGGACGCGTCCAGACAAAACCAACTTTACTGCTTCGTCTACCCTGTCACTGTGGCGACTTGAGAGATCAGAACACGGGACATATATATGTTCTGCGGTGAACACGTACGGAGAGGCCACTCTAACATACAGTATCTATGTACGCT ATCCCCCCAGTGCACCAATGGTCACGCCCCTGTCCGCTAGCTACCAGCTTGAAGACGAAGAGTACCCAGTATTATTGTGTGACTTCACTGAAGGATATCCGTCACCAGCTAGTGTAGAATGGGTCGTCAGTGGATCATATACCGGGGTGGTCACTCGTGCTGTTATACCACGCCCACTCCCCACATCAGCCAATGAGAGAGAATACATTTGTCACGTGAGGAACGAATTCACAGATCTGAAAGGGCAACAACTAAGATCCACTCcatattatttcaatataacat